One Desulfatiglans anilini DSM 4660 DNA segment encodes these proteins:
- a CDS encoding NAD(+)/NADH kinase: protein MNDNLQTLTKPGSSVGIIFKHHHEPARQAARELEEWFRNRRIQVYTEEMVAVGSRYHPEEETTSIPKTVDWVVVLGGDGTLLGAARRVGRYGVPLLGINLGGLGFLTATPLRDLYTVIDLMVAGRLEVERRSMLETRVHRGGGEVCRFQVLNDVVINKGALARIIDLDVRINDAPLTTFRADGLIISTPTGSTAYNLSAGGPIVYPTLACFILAPICPFTLTNRPIIVPSRDTTIHITMGKESEERVLLTFDGQIGFELQYGDRVSIAEAGQGIRLLLPPYHNYFKLLRRKLMWGGATYNGKRDN from the coding sequence ATGAACGATAATCTGCAGACCCTGACGAAACCGGGATCCTCGGTTGGCATTATTTTTAAACACCACCATGAACCGGCGCGGCAGGCGGCGAGGGAGCTCGAAGAATGGTTCCGGAACCGCCGCATCCAGGTCTACACCGAAGAGATGGTTGCGGTGGGCTCCCGCTACCACCCGGAGGAGGAAACGACCTCGATACCCAAAACGGTCGACTGGGTGGTGGTCCTTGGCGGCGATGGGACGCTGCTGGGTGCAGCCAGGCGGGTGGGACGCTACGGCGTTCCCCTCCTTGGAATCAATCTCGGTGGACTGGGCTTCCTCACCGCGACCCCGCTCCGCGACCTTTACACCGTCATCGACCTGATGGTCGCCGGCCGCCTGGAGGTGGAAAGGCGCTCCATGCTTGAAACACGCGTGCATCGCGGGGGCGGGGAGGTTTGCCGTTTCCAGGTCCTGAACGATGTCGTCATCAACAAGGGGGCGCTGGCGCGGATCATCGATCTCGATGTCCGGATCAACGACGCTCCGCTGACAACCTTTCGCGCCGACGGACTCATCATCTCCACGCCTACCGGATCGACCGCCTACAATCTATCTGCGGGGGGGCCGATTGTCTATCCCACGCTCGCCTGCTTCATCCTGGCGCCCATTTGTCCCTTCACGCTGACCAACCGCCCGATCATCGTACCTAGCCGGGATACGACGATCCACATCACGATGGGGAAGGAAAGCGAGGAACGGGTCTTGTTGACCTTCGACGGGCAGATCGGGTTTGAACTGCAGTACGGAGACAGGGTCTCCATTGCCGAAGCCGGTCAGGGGATCCGGCTGCTGTTGCCGCCCTATCACAACTACTTCAAACTCCTGCGCCGCAAGCTGATGTGGGGCGGCGCCACCTACAATGGAAAAAGAGACAACTAG